Part of the Lysobacter enzymogenes genome is shown below.
CGGTGGCGATTCCGCTGCGGTGAATGTTGTGTTGCACGCGGCGCTTGCGGGTGCGAGTGGCGTCGCGCTTGCGAGCGCAGCAAAACGTTCCGGGGCCGAAGCGGCCCCGGAACGCGTGCGGACCGATGCGGCTTACTGCGGGCAGGACTCCTGCAGTTCGTAGTACTGCAGTTCCGACGGCGCCACGCCCCAGCCGCTGCCCTGGACCAGGCCGGCCGAATCGGCATACGACAGGTTGATGCTCACGCCGGGGTAATCGCCGACGCTGAGCGTGGCGTAGAGGCTCTTGGCGCCGCTGGTGGCGTTGTAGGCGTCGACCGCGGTCTTGAACCGCGACAGCGCCACCGAGTTGCTGGTGAAGGTGCGCAGCGAGGACAGGTCGAGCGCGAACGCGTACTGCACGTTGGTCGGGCCGTAGCGGTTGACCGTGCTCGGCACGACGATCGGCTTGTTGCTCCAGTAGTGGTTGATGACGCGCAGATCGCAGGTGCCGGCCTGGGGAAAGCCGGTCGGCGCGTTGAGCCGGCCCAGCGAGGTCCAGCCGGAGGCGAGGGCGCCGTGGCTGGCCAGGGCCAGCGCGCAGAACAGGGCGTAGCGCTTGAAGTTCATGAGACTCCTTGTCGGAACTGAGGAAGGGCGCGCCGTGTCCGGCGGCGCCCGCCGCGCCCGCGTCGCGGGCGGTCGGCATCGCCATTAACGCCCGCGGGCGTCTTACCGGGTTGGACGCGCGCCGGCGCCGGCATGCCGGCGGTCGGCCGCAACGCTGCGTCGGTCGACGCGGCGCGCGCAGTCTGCGCCGCGCTCGCGTCGCGCGCGTGACCGCGCCGCGACAGGCGAGCGTCGGCGCCGGCACGCCGCGGCAGTGACCGCCATCGCGATACCGCAACGCATGCGCCGCCTGCGCGCGCATCGACAGGTGCCCGACAGCCGCGCGGCCTACAACGAAGGCCGCGGGCGCCGCCCGTTGCCTTCGCCGCCCATGCCTTCGCCGGCCGCGGCGGACGCACTCAGCCGATCCGGGATTTCGCCATGACCTCTCGCCGCACCCGTTCCCCTCATCCCGGCCGCGCCGCGCCCGCGCCGCTGGCGCGCAGCGGCCTGCCGTGGCTGGCCGGCTTTTGCACGCTGATCATGGGCAGCGCCTTCGCCGGGCAGAACGCGCCCGCCGCGGCCGCGGCGGCGACCGCCGATACCGCGCGCATCGCCGTGCGCAGCGACGCCACCGCGGCCGCGTTCGACCTGCGCGTGCGCGACAGCGTCAGCGGCCGCGCGCTGCCGGCGCAGCTGAGCCTGGCGCCGGTCGGCGCCGCCGCGGCGCGGCAAAGCCTCGATCTGGCCGCCGCGGGCGGCCGCGTCGCCGGCCTCGCGCCGGGCGAGTACCGCGTCACCGTGTCCGCACCGGGCTATCTGCCGGTGGTCACCACCGTGCATTCCGACAACGCGCTGGGCCTGCCGACGACCGTGTGGCTGTCGCCGAAGCGCGAATCCGAAGCGCTCGACCTGCTCGCGCTGAAGGCCGCCGAATGCAGCGATTGCAGCGTGCTCAGCGGCCACGTCTACGACCAGCGCACGGGCCAGCCGCTGGCCGGCGCGCGTGTGCGCAGCGGCCTGGGCGAGCGCGCGGTCGCCGATGCCGACGGCTACTTCGAACTGCGCGGCAAGTTCGTCAACGACGCGTCGCGGCAGGACGCGCCGCCGCCGACCACCTCGCTGGAGATCGAAGCGCCGGGTTACCGCGCGCAGCGCCTGGAAGGCTTGTCGCTGGTCAACGACTCCAGCCACTTCGTCGTCGACCTGCAGCGCGGCAGCGGCCGCAGCGTGGAAAAGCGCGTGCACGCCCAGGCCGAAGACAACGCCGCGGCGTTGCGCGAGCGCGAAGCGCTCATGCGCCAGCTCGATGCGGACAACGCCGGGCAGGCGATGCGCGCGGGGCAGACGCTGGCCGCCGCGCAGGTCTCGGCGACGGCGGTGTCGGTGCCCTCGAGCATCCGCGTCGGCACCAGTTGCTCCGGGCGTTCGTGTTCCGGCGTGTCGGTCTACAGCCTCGAAGACTACGTGGCCAAGGGCCTGGACGAGGAGTGGATCCCGTCCTGGCACGCGCAATCGCTGGCCGCCGGCGCGGTCGCTTACCGCACCTACGGCGCCTACTTCGTCGCCCATCCGATCAGCAGCCGCTACGACATCTGCAACACCACCTCGTGCCAGGTGTTCAACGCCGACTCGGTCTCGGCCACCGTCGCCGCCGCCAACGCCACCCGTGGGGTGATCCTCAGCCGCGACGGCAAGAGCGCGGCGTTCAGCGAATACTCGTCGGAAAACAACGCTTGGGACGATCCCAGCGACGGCCTGTCGTGCAGCAACAACGACCTGAGCTGCGGCAACGGCAACAACGGTTCGCCGCGCAACAACTGGCCCTGCCTCAGCGATTCGGTCGGCAAGGGCAAGGGCTGCTTCGGCCACGGCCGCGGCATGAGCCAGTGGGGCACCCAGCGCTGGGCGGCCAACAACGGCCGCGACTGGAAGTGGATCACCGACCACTACTTCAACAACAACAACAAGCCCGCCGGCATGCGCAACGCGTTCCGCTCCGACGGCGGCGGCAGCCCGAATCCGGGCGGCGCGCCGGGCACGGTCGACACCAACGGCACGCCGCTCAACGTGCGCTCGGGTCCGGGCACCGGCTACTCGGTGGTCGGCACGCTCGCCGACGGCAGCAGCGTGACGATCCAATGCCAGACCAACGGCACCAGCGTCACCGGCACCTTCGGCACCAGCAAGATCTGGAACCGCATCGGCAGCGGGCGCTTCATTCCCGACGCCTACACCCAGACCGGCTCCGACGGCCGGGTCGCGCCGGATTGCTGAGCGGCGCGATGCGGCACCGGCGCGCACGCCGCGCGCCGCCACCACCTCACTTCTTCGAGGATTTCCCGTGAACTTGCTTTCCAGAACCTTGCTCGCGACCGCGCTCGCCGTCGCCTGTCTGCCGGCCGCGCACGCCGGCAAACCCGTCGCCGCCGCCGATGCGCTGGCCGACCCCGCGCTCGCCGCGCGCATCCGCGTCGAGCAAGACGCGCTGCGCGGCGAACGCGCGCAGTTGCCGGTTTACTTCCGCCAGGCCTATGCGCGCTATCCGGCGATTCCGGCCGGCACGCTCGAATCGCTGGCCTACGTGGCCAGCCGCTGGCAGCACCTGCGCCCGTCGCCGGCGCAGGAACACAGCGAAATGCCGCGCGCTTACGGCGTGATGGGGCTTTATCGCGGCGAAGGTTTCGCCGATCAGGTCGGCGAAGCCGCGCGCCTGCTGGGCGTGCCGGAAGCGCGCATTCTTGCCGAACCTTCGCTCAACATCCTTGCCGCCGCTGCGTTGCTCGATCGCGAGATCGGCCGCGACGGTGCGCTGCGCAAGCCCGATGCCGAAGCGCTGCGTCCGGCGCTGGAGCGTTACGCCGGCTTCGCCAAGCCCGTCGCCGGCGCGGCGAAAAGTGCGGCGGCCGACTATGCGCGTGCCAGCTTCGCCTACGACGTATTGTTGACCCAGGATCGCGGCATCGACGGCAAAAATCCGGGAGAGCAGGGCATCCAGATCCCCGCGCGCGAGATCGCCTGGGAACGCGCGTTCGACGCGCCCGCGCTGGTGCGCCTGCGCGCGCCGCTGCTGCGCCTGAACGCCGATGCCGATCGCATCGAAACCGCCGATTACTACGTCGATTCCGACAGCCAGACCCTGCGCAGCAAAGACCCGCAAGTCGCCGCCGCCGCGGCCAGCCAGGACTACGGCCCGGCGCTGTGGGTGGCCTCGCCTTACCACTCCGCGCGCACGTCGTACGATTCGGCGACGATCCATACCGTGCAGGGTTCCTACGCCGGCAGCATCTCGTGGTTCCAGAACAATCCCGACCACGTCAGCATCCACTACCTGGTGCGCAGCAGCGACGGCCAGATCACCCAGATGGTGCGCGAGAACCGCGCGGCCCATCACGTGCTCTCGCACAACCCGACCACGCTCGGCATCGAGCACGAGGGCTATGTCGACAACGCCTCGTGGTACACGACCGCGATGTACAACGCCTCGGCCGGCATCGTCCGCCACTTCTGCGCCAAGTACTCGGCGATCAAATGCGCCAGCGCGTTCCAGGGCCCGGCCGGCAGCTCGGTGCGGGTGTTGCCGGCCAGCGTCAAGGTCAAGGGCCACCAGCACTACAGCGGCAACGACCACACCGACCCGGGCAAGAACTGGGACTGGGCGCGTTACTACAAGCTGCTCAATCCGGGCGGCGGCAATCCCGGCGCGCCGGGCACGGTCGACACCAGCGGTTCGCCGCTGAACGTGCGCTCCGGCCCGGGTACGAGCTACTCAGTGGTCGACACGCTCGCCGACGGCGCCAGCGTGACGATCCAGTGTCAGACCACCGGCACTTCGGTCACCGGCACCTACGGCACCAGCAACATCTGGAACCGCATCGGCACTGGGCGCTTCATTCCCGACGCCTACACGTACACCGGTTCCGACGGCCGCGTCGCGCCGGATTGCTGAGCGCGGCGTCCGTATCGGTTTCAACGCGTCGAGGTGGGCGGGCGCGGCGGCGGCTGGTCGGCGCCGTCGCGCCCGTTTTTTTCGCATGCCTGATCGCCGCGTTCGCACCGATGGCCGCGTCGCAATCGCCATTGGGAGCGGCCGCAATTGCAATTCAGAGCGTCGAGGTGGGCGGGCGCGGCGGCAGTCGGTCGATGCCGTCGCGCCCGTTTTTCCGAGGATCGCGGGATTTTCGCTGATATCTGTTGCGTTAATCCCTGTCTCGCGCATGACACGCCGCGGTCACGCTGACCCCGCCAAGATGGCTTCCGCGACACCGGCGCCGCATTCGCGCAGCGCCGGCACCCAGCCGGAGGCGGACATGCGCAGCGCACGGCGTTCCCAATCGCAACTCATCGCCATCGGCCAGAACGCGCCGTGGGTGATCGCCAGCCGTCTCGGCGCGATCTCGCGCGCGGCCTCGGCACCGAGCGCAAAAGACGTCGGCGAACTGCATCGCATGGTCGACGAGAAATGGATCGCGCTCGGCAACGCGTGGTGGCAGATGTCGGCGCAATGGTGGCAATGGCAGGCCGGCTGGTGGCTGCGCCCGCAGCCCTGGCTCGGCCCGGCCGGCGACGATCCGCTGCGCTGGTGGCAGGAGGCGATGCACGCCGGCGACGCGGTGCTGGCCAGCGGCCTGCGCCCGGTCGCGCGAACGGTCGCACGCAACCGGCGGCGGCTGGCGTCGCGGGTCTGATCGACAAGGCCCGCGCGGCGCCTGCCGGTCGCCGCCGCATCGCATCCGTCCCGGCACAGCGCCCGGTGCGAACACACTTCGAAACGATTTGCATGCGCCCGCCGCAACACCGGCGGCTCTACCCTGGGGATCTCGCGACCGCCGCGTCGCGCCGCACCCAGGTCGCGCCATGCCGCCGGTCCAGGTCTGCCCCTTCCTGATGTTCTCCGGCCAATGCGAGGCCGCGATGAACCTTTACGTCGCGCTGATCCCCGACAGCCGCATCCTCGACATCCGCCGCTACGGTCCGGGCGAAACCGGGCCCGAAGGCACGGTCATGGTCGCCAGCTTCGCCCTCGGCGACCTGACCGTGATGTGCAGCGACAGCCCGGTGAAGCACGCCTTCGACTTCACTCCGTCGACGTCGCTGTTCGTGACCTGCGAATCGCGCGAGCAGCTCGACGTGTTGGCGGAGAAGCTCAGCGACAACGGCAAAGTGCTGATGCCGCTGGACAACTATGGCTTCAGCCAACGCTTTGCGTGGGTGCAGGATCGGTTCGGGGTGTCGTGGCAGCTCAATCTGGATTGAGCGATTGAGGGCGCAGGTATTTCTTATGTATTTTCGGTGAGCAAGTTCGCCACAACGAAAAAGCGGAGAAAAACCGGTCAGAAAAAATAACTGGTTCACCGTTCCTTGTTTCCGTGGCTGCGTTTGTCGGCCTGCATCCGGTCGGTTATTGTCGATGCACCGCTATATGCCTTTGGGGGTAAGGAAATGGCAGTCGTACCAAAGAAAGTGGCCGAGCGCCTGGTCGCCGGACTGAAACGTTATCAGCCTGTCTTGGCGGCGGCGCGAGCTCGCGATGTAGGCGAGGCCGATACCGTAACAATCATCAAGGATATGTTGGCTGACGTATTCGGATACGACAAATACTCAGACGTAACGTCCGAGCATTCCATTCGCGGAACCTTCTGCGATTTGGCGATCAAGATAGATAATCAACTGCAGACCTTGATCGAGGTCAAAGCCATAGGGCTGGAACTAAAGGATCAGCACGTCAAACAGGCGGTCGACTACGCCGCGAATCAGGGCGTGGATTGGGTACTGCTGACCAACGGGATCACTTGGCGGGTGTATCGCCTGATCTTCGCCAAGCCCATCGATCAGGAACTGGTGTTGGAGATCGACTTCTGCGCGTTGAGCACGCGTGCAGACGGCGACATCGAGTTGCTGTATCTGTGGTGCAAGGAAGGCTGGCAGCGTTCGGTTCTGGGCGAGTACCACACGCAGAAGCAAGCGCTGTCCCGTTTCTTCGTCGGAGCGATGCTGCAGACCGATACGGTGCTTGACGTTATCCGTCGCGAGTTGCGGCGGGTATCGCCGGATGTCCGGATCGATGCCGCGCAGATCAAGGCGGTCCTGGTCGGGGAGGTCATCAAGCGCGAGGTGCTGGAGGGCGAAAAGGCCGACGACGCTCGCAAGAAGATCGCCAGAGCCGCCAATACAGCACTTCGTGCCGCATCGGCCAAGCCGCCCAAGGCCGCGAAAGGAGCGGACGGCG
Proteins encoded:
- a CDS encoding peptidoglycan recognition protein family protein — its product is MNLLSRTLLATALAVACLPAAHAGKPVAAADALADPALAARIRVEQDALRGERAQLPVYFRQAYARYPAIPAGTLESLAYVASRWQHLRPSPAQEHSEMPRAYGVMGLYRGEGFADQVGEAARLLGVPEARILAEPSLNILAAAALLDREIGRDGALRKPDAEALRPALERYAGFAKPVAGAAKSAAADYARASFAYDVLLTQDRGIDGKNPGEQGIQIPAREIAWERAFDAPALVRLRAPLLRLNADADRIETADYYVDSDSQTLRSKDPQVAAAAASQDYGPALWVASPYHSARTSYDSATIHTVQGSYAGSISWFQNNPDHVSIHYLVRSSDGQITQMVRENRAAHHVLSHNPTTLGIEHEGYVDNASWYTTAMYNASAGIVRHFCAKYSAIKCASAFQGPAGSSVRVLPASVKVKGHQHYSGNDHTDPGKNWDWARYYKLLNPGGGNPGAPGTVDTSGSPLNVRSGPGTSYSVVDTLADGASVTIQCQTTGTSVTGTYGTSNIWNRIGTGRFIPDAYTYTGSDGRVAPDC
- a CDS encoding VOC family protein, whose translation is MPPVQVCPFLMFSGQCEAAMNLYVALIPDSRILDIRRYGPGETGPEGTVMVASFALGDLTVMCSDSPVKHAFDFTPSTSLFVTCESREQLDVLAEKLSDNGKVLMPLDNYGFSQRFAWVQDRFGVSWQLNLD
- a CDS encoding type I restriction enzyme HsdR N-terminal domain-containing protein, coding for MFPWLRLSACIRSVIVDAPLYAFGGKEMAVVPKKVAERLVAGLKRYQPVLAAARARDVGEADTVTIIKDMLADVFGYDKYSDVTSEHSIRGTFCDLAIKIDNQLQTLIEVKAIGLELKDQHVKQAVDYAANQGVDWVLLTNGITWRVYRLIFAKPIDQELVLEIDFCALSTRADGDIELLYLWCKEGWQRSVLGEYHTQKQALSRFFVGAMLQTDTVLDVIRRELRRVSPDVRIDAAQIKAVLVGEVIKREVLEGEKADDARKKIARAANTALRAASAKPPKAAKGADGDSSQMEAD
- a CDS encoding SpoIID/LytB domain-containing protein, translating into MTSRRTRSPHPGRAAPAPLARSGLPWLAGFCTLIMGSAFAGQNAPAAAAAATADTARIAVRSDATAAAFDLRVRDSVSGRALPAQLSLAPVGAAAARQSLDLAAAGGRVAGLAPGEYRVTVSAPGYLPVVTTVHSDNALGLPTTVWLSPKRESEALDLLALKAAECSDCSVLSGHVYDQRTGQPLAGARVRSGLGERAVADADGYFELRGKFVNDASRQDAPPPTTSLEIEAPGYRAQRLEGLSLVNDSSHFVVDLQRGSGRSVEKRVHAQAEDNAAALREREALMRQLDADNAGQAMRAGQTLAAAQVSATAVSVPSSIRVGTSCSGRSCSGVSVYSLEDYVAKGLDEEWIPSWHAQSLAAGAVAYRTYGAYFVAHPISSRYDICNTTSCQVFNADSVSATVAAANATRGVILSRDGKSAAFSEYSSENNAWDDPSDGLSCSNNDLSCGNGNNGSPRNNWPCLSDSVGKGKGCFGHGRGMSQWGTQRWAANNGRDWKWITDHYFNNNNKPAGMRNAFRSDGGGSPNPGGAPGTVDTNGTPLNVRSGPGTGYSVVGTLADGSSVTIQCQTNGTSVTGTFGTSKIWNRIGSGRFIPDAYTQTGSDGRVAPDC